The Helianthus annuus cultivar XRQ/B chromosome 16, HanXRQr2.0-SUNRISE, whole genome shotgun sequence genome includes a window with the following:
- the LOC110916919 gene encoding uncharacterized protein LOC110916919: MTRLRRPGKEKAVDPPSKPAAAKKRKTTGISIREPVEEEREVQEEPYVMKNGDIPYRGMWVNGPLSKLPLEVQPELFYEKMGDAHSIKENMMCEKKIMGSDFKALGFFEKFTALGWEAVLSFKGHSNGDVYVKSIMEWMSTLTKDDGNDPPKTITLSGKVNNKTVTLSPATMRSLAKFDSKAASFYQIVKPTDYFSHLEKLVANNVMNTELFVLNKEVEMKRDNLKPNVRLLLSYLLTNVTPRTGDRVAVRKWELLVLYALMTGQLHLSFRQLVIMHVWQARNQKNKKLIPHARLLSALLEKHRALRPEEYAFRKPHTIFALADVCKSEKISYKKTKLWHKIKFGDGVKLKVLQWGKEAPSGGEMDDQDSSDEEVTRRKREAGEIVGTGSSAQVEEPRQTAHSWGVFDDEMQARVESMRPPEYVTWELFQQSLYDQGSRLGVERERQHNELMAHQRAVHIGNEMNLNLWAYDENQTRRHNDYCMGVSFVQNPPYVDYSQLPPFQPGMVRPPTPQVHGSMWLPRVYSKPHFQSSYPFRPPPYQYPSQQQSQQEKQSSSAQQQQDPPATRGLADVFDMSSFYDTLGNYYGGPKPSYD, from the coding sequence ATGACGCGGCTGAGACGCCCAGGGAAAGAGAAAGCTGTTGATCCGCCATCTAAACCGGCTGCGGCAAAGAAGCGGAAAACAACCGGAATATCAATCCGTGAACCGGTGGAAGAAGAACGAGAGGTTCAGGAGGAACCGTATGTTATGAAGAACGGTGACATCCCGTACAGGGGTATGTGGGTAAATGGGCCGTTAAGTAAGTTGCCACTGGAAGTTCAGCCGGAGTTATTCTATGAGAAGATGGGTGATGCTCATTCGATTAAGGAGAATATGATGTGCGAAAAAAAAATAATGGGGTCGGATTTCAAGGCTCTTGGGTTCTTTGAAAAATTCACCGCGTTAGGATGGGAAGCAGTGCTTAGTTTTAAGGGTCATTCGAACGGAGATGTATACGTGAAAAGTATTATGGAATGGATGAGCACGCTTACAAAAGACGATGGGAACGACCCTCCGAAAACTATCACGTTATCGGGAAAAGTCAACAACAAAACAGTCACTTTGTCGCCCGCTACTATGAGGTCTTTAGCAAAGTTTGATTCAAAGGCCGCTAGTTTTTATCAAATTGTGAAGCCGACTGATTACTTTTCACATCTGGAGAAATTGGTGGCAAATAATGTGATGAACACAGAGTTGTTCGTATTGAATAAGGAAGTGGAGATGAAGCGAGACAATTTGAAACCGAATGTCCGCCTGCTGTTGAGTTACCTTCTTACGAATGTGACACCCAGGACGGGTGATAGGGTGGCAGTTAGAAAGTGGGAGCTACTAGTTCTGTACGCATTGATGACCGGTCAATTACACCTCTCTTTCAGGCAGCTTGTAATAATGCATGTGTGGCAGGCACGAAATCAGAAAAACAAAAAGTTAATCCCACACGCGCGACTGTTAAGTGCATTATTGGAGAAGCACAGGGCACTCCGGCCTGAGGAGTACGCGTTTAGAAAGCCACACACTATATTCGCGCTGGCGGATGTTTGTAAGAGCGAGAAAATTTCGTACAAAAAGACGAAATTGTGGCATAAAATCAAGTTTGGTGACGGTGTTAAACTGAAGGTGCTTCAATGGGGGAAGGAAGCACCTAGTGGAGGTGAAATGGATGACCAAGACTCGAGTGATGAGGAAGTGACGAGGCGAAAAAGAGAAGCAGGGGAGATTGTGGGTACAGGTTCGAGTGCACAAGTTGAAGAGCCGAGACAAACGGCTCACTCATGGGGTGTCTTTGACGATGAGATGCAGGCTCGGGTGGAAAGTATGCGTCCACCTGAATATGTTACTTGGGAACTTTTTCAGCAGTCACTTTACGATCAGGGTTCGAGGCTGGGTGTCGAACGGGAGCGACAACACAATGAGTTAATGGCCCATCAACGAGCTGTGCATATCGGTAACGAAATGAATCTAAATTTATGGGCCTATGATGAAAATCAAACAAGGCGACACAATGATTATTGTATGGGGGTGTCGTTTGTGCAAAATCCACCTTACGTGGATTACAGTCAGCTACCACCATTCCAGCCTGGTATGGTGCGACCTCCTACGCCGCAGGTGCATGGTTCTATGTGGCTACCACGAGTGTATTCAAAGCCGCATTTTCAGAGTTCGTATCCGTTCCGCCCACCACCGTATCAGTATCCATCTCAGCAGCAGAGTCAGCAAGAGAAGCAGTCGTCGTCAGCTCAGCAACAACAAGATCCGCCCGCAACAAGAGGTTTGGCGGATGTATTTGATATGAGCTCCTTCTACGACACTCTGGGCAACTATTATGGTGGACCGAAGCCATCATATGATTGA
- the LOC110919340 gene encoding LOW QUALITY PROTEIN: beta-fructofuranosidase, soluble isoenzyme I (The sequence of the model RefSeq protein was modified relative to this genomic sequence to represent the inferred CDS: inserted 1 base in 1 codon; deleted 1 base in 1 codon; substituted 2 bases at 2 genomic stop codons): MFSFSLGNVLHGYKCSSVGKLEPPRTVLAFGKVPNAETKKENKTASRAVRERNRDPGAGESPATGLPSMRPRLPQTEPKSSTLGLSGEDSSEQSLKGREEKEYDDTQNPVERLTDDGSDGVTTCVNNTLRRHFDRCGVGSLWWRRVGFVTRATRYVRSDAAPALTMTTVKRLGFRSTFVAHLTIKTTQPFSHVEHAHTHNPLLNHPKPPPAAVRKRLFIRAPFSITLLFILSILLIILNQQVLATNSALLXKYFRKHLQADCLKWQRTTFHFKPEKNFIYDPNDPLFHMGWYHLFYQHNPYASVWXNMSXGHSVSKDLINWFKIPVALSPSEWYDIEGVLSGSTTVLSNSEIFALYTGNTNIFSQFQCKAVPVNISYPLLVEWVKYDGNPIFYTPPGIGLKDHRDPSTVWKGPDGKHRMIMGSKQNKTGLVFVYHTDDFTNYKLLDEPLHSVPNTDMWECVDFYQVSLTNDSTLDMAAYGPDIKHVIKESWEGHCKDWYSIGTYDAINDKWTPDNPELDVGIGYRCDYGRFFASKSLYDPLKKRRVTWGYVAESDKHNQDLTRGRATIFNVGRTVVLDRKTGTHLLHWPIEEIESLRYNGQEFNEIELELGTIIPLDIGTPTQLDIVATFVVDQDALNATSEWILLKNIP, translated from the exons ATGTTCAG TTTCTCACTCGGTAACGTTCTCCACGGATACAAGTGCTCAAGTGTAGGGAAGTTGGAACCGCCCAG AACTGTATTGGCATTTGGTAAAGTG CCAAATGCAGAGACAAAGAAAGAGAACAAGACAGCGAGCAGAGCAGTAAGAGAGAGAAACAGAGATCCAGGAGCCGGTGAGTCCCCGGCAACCGGCCTTCCTTCGATGCGTCCTCGCCTCCCACAAACAGAACCGAAGTCGTCGACTCTAGGGCTTTCCGGTGAAGATTCTAGCGAGCAGAG TTTAAAAGGTAGAGAAGAGAAAGAATACGATGACACTCAGAACCCGGTTGAGAGATTAACCGACGATGGTTCCGACGGTGTTACAACCTGCGTCAATAACACTTTACGACGACATTTTGATCGTTGTGGTGTTGGTAGTCTTTGGTGGCGTAGAGTAGGGTTTGTGACG AGAGCAACGAGGTATGTTAGATCGGATGCTGCGCCGGCTCTTACAATGACGACGGTCAAGCGGTTAGGGTTTCGATCAACTTTCG TCGCTCACTTAACCATAAAAACCACCCAACCCTTTAGTCATGTTGAGCATGCACACACCCACAATCCCTTACTGAACCACCCCAAACCACCACCAGCTGCAGTTAGAAAGCGGCTCTTCATCAGGGCTCCGTTCAGTATCACATTGTTATTCATTTTATCCATCTTACTCATCATTCTGAACCAACAAGTTCTAGCCACGAATTCAGCATTGCTGTAAAAATATTTCCGGAAACACTTGCAAGCTGATTGCTTGAAATGGCAGAGAACAACTTTCCATTTTAAACCCGAGAAAAATTTCATTTATG ATCCTAACG ATCCGTTGTTTCACATGGGTTGGTATCATTTATTCTATCAACACAACCCGTATGCATCGGTTT AGAACATGTCATGAGGTCACTCCGTGTCGAAAGACTTGATCAACTGGTTTAAGATTCCTGTTGCTCTCAGCCCATCCGAATGGTACGATATTGAGGGGGTT TTATCAGGGTCGACCACCGTCCTCTCCAACAGTGAAATCTTTGCATTGTACACGGGAAACACTAATATTTTTTCCCAGTTTCAATGCAAAGCGGTACCAGTCAACATATCTTATCCACTTCTTGTAGAGTGGGTCAAATATGACGGCAACCCAATCTTTTACACTCCACCAGGGATTGGGTTAAAAGACCATCGGGACCCCTCAACTGTTTGGAAGGGTCCCGATGGAAAACACAGGATGATCATGggatctaaacaaaacaaaacgGGACTTGTATTTGTTTACCATACCGATGATTTCACGAATTACAAGTTGTTGGATGAGCCATTGCATTCGGTTCCCAATACCGATATGTGGGAATGTGTCGACTTTTATCAGGTATCATTAACCAACGATAGTACCCTTGATATGGCCGCGTATGGGCCGGATATAAAACACGTTATTAAAGAAAGTTGGGAGGGACATTGTAAGGATTGGTATTCAATTGGGACCTATGATGCAATAAACGATAAATGGACTCCCGATAACCCGGAACTAGACGTGGGTATTGGGTATCGATGTGATTACGGAAGGTTCTTTGCATCCAAGAGTCTTTACGACCCGTTGAAGAAAAGGCGGGTCACGTGGGGTTATGTTGCCGAATCAGATAAACATAACCAGGATCTCACTAGAGGAAGGGCTACTATTTTT AATGTCGGAAGAACCGTGGTACTCGATAGAAAGACTGGGACCCATCTACTTCATTGGCCCATTGAGGAGATCGAGAGTTTGAGATACAACGGTCAAGAGTTTAATGAGATCGAATTAGAGCTGGGTACGATCATTCCACTAGACATAGGCACACCTACACAG TTGGATATAGTTGCTACATTTGTGGTGGATCAAGATGCATTAAACGCGACAAGTGAATGGATACTATTGAAAAACATACCTTAG